AGCAGCCTCAAGAGCAAGATGGGCCCCTGCCATTGCCCCCTTGGCTGGTCGACAACACAGACATCAGAGAATCACTGAAGAAGCAGCAAGACGCCGAGCGAGAGATCAACGAAGAAGACAGACGAGAGGCGGAAGAGGAAGAGCGGAAGATGCGACGAGACATGCAAGATCGTTTGATTGAGATCGACTCATCATCGGACGATGGGAGCGACGTTGAGATTGTCGAGATCCCACCTTCACCGGAGCCACAGGACGGCCAGGAATCGCTGACCATCGGCGCCATTGAAGAAGCTACGAGTGGGGTCGAGGACGCCCAATCTACAGCATCCCTGGTGCGGGGAAGAAGCCAGGTCCCAACACCAGAGTCAGCATCTGAAGAGCAAGACACGGCCCAGGATCCGCAAGGTGGTAGTGAATTGTTCTCGGAAGCAGGACCGGCATCAGCCACTCCGGAGCCAGAGTTCGAGGACGTGCCAGAGGTAGAgccgacagcggcgccatcggcaccAGTACGCGAAGAGTCACCTCTGTTCCCCGAAGCTCCTCAGAATGCCTCACAGTCCGAATCTCAAACCCAAGGCGGGGCCACACTTGATGACCCGTTTGCGGACGTGGAGTACGACGAGTTCAGCGATGCTGAGGATGAAGAGCTCATGATGCAGATGGCCGCAGAGGCCGAAGAACATGCCAGATTCGCGAGCGAGCTGAACCAAAAGTCAGCGGCGCAGAACAAGGAGGATTACGAGAAAGAGCTGCGGGCTTTGCGCAATCAGCAGAAGAAGGATCGCCGCGATGCAGACGAAGTCACGCAGGTCATGATTTCAGAGTGTCAAGCCCTCCTGCGTCTCTTTGGCATCCCATACATCACCGCGCCGATGGAGGCTGAAGCCCAATGCGCTGAGCTGGTGCGCCTAGggatcgtcgacggcatcgtcacggACGACTCGGACACGTTCCTGTTTGGCGGCACGCGGGTCTACAAGAACATGTTCAACAGCAACAAATTTGTCGAGTGCTACCTCGGTGTAGATCTCGAAAACGAAATGTCACTCTCGAGAGAGCAACTCATCTccctcgcgcagcttcttggcTCAGACTACACGGAGGGCCTGCCTGGCGTCGGCCCTGTCACCGCAATCGAAATTCTGTCTGAATTCCCCGGAAAGCGGGGACTAGATGACTTCCGGGAATGGTGGACCGCAGTTCAATCCCAGAATCGACCCAAAGAGgccgacgcctcgtcgcccttcCGCAAAAAGTTCCGCAAGTCTCAGGCAACGAAGCTCTTTCTCCCCCCGGGCTTCCCGAACCCTGCAGTGTACGACGCGTACCTCCAGCCGGAAGTCGACCACAGCGCGGAAGCCTTCCAGTGGGGCGTGCCGGACCTGGAAGGGCTGCGGCGCTTCCTCATGGCGACGATCGGATGGAGCAAGGAGCGCACGGACGAGGTGCTGGTCCCCGTGATCCGGGACATGAACAGACGGGACGTAGAAGGCACGCAGAGCAACATCACGAGATACTTTGGGGGCGGCGTAGGTGTTGGGGCCAAGGAAGCCTTTGCGCCAAGACAAAAGGCTCAGGGCAGCAAGAGGATGCTGGCCGCGGTGGACAAGCTGCGAGCCAACGTTGGAGGCGCTGAAGGGGCCGCGGAGAGCAGCCAGAAGTCATCCAGCAagcggaggaggacggcgaagaGAGGGGCCGTTGTTGATGCTGAAGATGAATAGACATGGTGGTGGCTATCTACGATGTATAAGTATGGCCTGGTCAAAGAGCTTCCCGCGCTCGCTCCGAGCCCCGGTCTGAGCTCAAGATCGTGCATGGCAAGAAGCAAGCCAcccgtcgttgtcgagggATCTCGCACGGCTTTTACAAGTACAAAGGAGCAGCGCTTCATTCGCAAGGCTCTCAGCTCATGTACGAGCCTACAACCAGGCAATTTAATGCCATGAATTGATGGCAAGTCGCCGCATAAGTGCAGTCAAAGCTCGAAGCAAACATTTTCAGGGTTGTGGTGACGTCTTCAGGGTAGGAGGGAGGTTGCTCGAAGTTGTCGCATTCACTGCGCGCACCCCAGGGCACCGCGGTTAAACGCCGGCTCCGACGCCACCCCCCCAGTCTTTGCAAGCCCAACGAACGTCCCTGAAACTCCGAGTCGCGCGACCAACTCTAACCCCACGATCTCGCACCATTTGCCCGCCCACGTCGCCAACCGCGACCATCCGTTTCGGAGCCGCTCTTTTTTTCctgcatcgcatcgcataGCATTCGCACCCGCAGTTATGCCCGCCATGATGGACCAGCGCGAGCTGGAGTCGCGCGTCAAGGCGCTCAACAAGTCggtcgccgccaacgagccGCCCGAGAGCGCCATCAAGCTGCTCGACTCGCTCAAGAacgacgccgcgccgacggAAGAGATGCTTCGGGTGAGTGCATAGCCCCCCTTCGGCCCCCCCGCAACCGGTGTCGTTTCGTCGCGTGTGGCTTGCGCCTTGGCGACGCGTGCAAGGTGTATGCTGCTGCGTACGTGATTGCCGCGTTGCGAATGCGCCCGGCATTTGCCCCAGATGTGGGAGGCGTTTCGACCGGAGGCGAGCTGTTACTGACAAACGACTTTCTCTCTCGCAGGCGACCCGTGCCGGCATCATAGTCGGAAAGCTGCGCTCAAACCCGAACAAGGAGATCGCCCGTGCCGCGTCTGAACTCGTCATCAAGTGgaagaagctcgtcgagcaggagaAGAACTCGAAGCTCCAGAAGACCAAGGGCTCTCCTGCTCCcgcgccggcttcgtcgcccgccgctcccgcccccACGAGCCTCAAGAAGACCTTCACGGGCGACCCGGAGAAGCGCAAGTACGACACTGACGGCGTAGACATCAAGCGCACCGACTCCAACGTCCGCAACCAGTGCATCGGCCTCATGTACAATGGCCTCGCCTACCGGTCCACGGAGGCGGGCTCCGACGTCATCGCCAAGGCTGTTGCCGTCGAGCATgccatcttcgtcgcctacaagggcgagacggccgactaCAAGAAGAAGATTCGCTCGCTCTTCTCCAACCTCAAGACCAAGTCTAACAAGGAGCTCGGTCCGCGCGTCATGTCGGGCGACATCTCCCCCGACAGATTCGCCGTCAtgaccgacgaggagctcaagagCGAGGACCAGCGCAAGAAGGACATTGAGCTGGAAAAGGAGAACATGAAGAAGGCGCAGGTGCCCATGGCGGAGAAGAGCATCAGCGACAGCCTCGAATGCGGCCGCTgtaagaagaagaaggttAGCTATACGCAGGCACAAACGAGaagcgccgacgagccgatgacgacgttTTGCGAATGCATGAACTGCGGTCATCGTTGGAAAGTAAGCGATGCCACATCCCGCCCAACATGCATGTCGAGATGGCGCTGAGACTAACACGGCGGACAGTTCTCATAAAAAGTTCGAGCGTCGGCGGGCTACAAGGCGTTTTCAATTCGCGACGGTAACGGGAGTAGGTCATTTCGCATTGGCGTGCGTGGTATCAAAGTCCGGGGCGACCGGGCGCGCGGGACTGGGAGTTTGGGAACGAGATATATATCACTGCGACTTGGCAACGCGCACGACGGCTCAAGGGACTGGGCATGCGTTTGTGCTTTTCATCTTTATTTGTTTCTTTCTTCGTCTCATGCCTCATCCCTTTCTTTCTGCGTTGCTGACGCTGACGGGTTAGTTTGCATGGGTGGAGGTGGTTATTTTTGGTTGGGCCCTGCTTCCGCTGCTCGCGTGTGCGATGCAGAGTGTTAGATTCGAGACACGGCCGCCAGTACATTTTAGACCGTCTATTTTGTTTGTCAGAATAGGACCTTTCTTCAGCGACTCGGAAAGACGAGGCCATGCACAGTGGTATCTATATAATCTATggggatggcgggcgagtgATGCCCAGCTCCTGGAACAGGTCGatggcctcttcctcctcgagACCCATCTCCTTGATGCGCTTCCAAAACTTGCTCAGGTGTCGGGTGCCCGAGTCGCACAAGATGGTGACGACGCGGCTCCCCTCGggcagggccatggcggcctggacagcggcgacgcagtTAACggaactgctgctgccgacaaAGATGCCGTCGTTCTCGACGAGCCAGCGGGCCATGCGGCAGGCCTGCTCGTCGGagaccttgacggcgtcgtcgatgaggtccctgccggcctcgaggttCTCGGTGACGCGGTtgatgccgatgccctcgacgatggagtcgacctgctggcggcggcgggtgcccTCGCGCTCCGTCGACGAGTACATGACGCCGTGGGTGATTTTATTGTAGAGGCCGCTCCCCTGggggtcggcgaggacgacgcgcagggcgtcgagcttggcctcgagcttgaggtagcgggcgacgcccgagatggtgccgccggtgccagcgccggcgacgaaggcgtcgaggcggccaccGTCGGTCTGGGCCCAGATCTCGGGCCCCGTGGTGGCGAAGTGGGCGTGCCAGTTGGCCTCGGACTCGAACTGGttggcgaagaagccgcggctgccgtcgtcggcgcggcgctcgtgctcggcggcgcgggcgcgggcgaggttGACGAAGTGGCGGGGGCTGGTGATGGGGGCGACGgggacgcgctcgacgcgggcgccgaggtgaTGCAGCAGGTCCGACTTCTCGAGGGCCTGGTCGTCGGGCATGCAGATGTGGGCGCGGTagccgcgggcgcgggcgagggtggcgaggGAGATGCCCGTGCTGCCGACGGTGCCCTCGTAGATGGTGTCGCCGCGACCCGGACGCAgcaggccgcggcgctcggcctcggcgatcATGGACAGGGCGACGCGGTCCTTGGGGCtgttgccggcgccgttgaGGAACTCGGCCTTTGCGAGGATGGTGCGGCCCGTGGCGACGGAAAGGGAGTGGATCTCGACGAGGGGCGTGTTGCCGATGCACGA
This region of Purpureocillium takamizusanense chromosome 9, complete sequence genomic DNA includes:
- the tfs1 gene encoding transcription elongation factor TFIIS (COG:K~EggNog:ENOG503NVD2~BUSCO:EOG092645TJ), coding for MPAMMDQRELESRVKALNKSVAANEPPESAIKLLDSLKNDAAPTEEMLRATRAGIIVGKLRSNPNKEIARAASELVIKWKKLVEQEKNSKLQKTKGSPAPAPASSPAAPAPTSLKKTFTGDPEKRKYDTDGVDIKRTDSNVRNQCIGLMYNGLAYRSTEAGSDVIAKAVAVEHAIFVAYKGETADYKKKIRSLFSNLKTKSNKELGPRVMSGDISPDRFAVMTDEELKSEDQRKKDIELEKENMKKAQVPMAEKSISDSLECGRCKKKKVSYTQAQTRSADEPMTTFCECMNCGHRWKFS
- the cys12 gene encoding Cysteine synthase (EggNog:ENOG503NX2G~COG:E), which gives rise to MSLSDHPKAYGSAALAAAFAAGILVTLGFKDFYPDLEQWYQGSRDGSRRRRGAAARSSAGPRRRRSSFFWGGGGAPVQLEDREEQEPSSWPTTAPLPVPSAFDGDSKSTAVAAGIESCIGNTPLVEIHSLSVATGRTILAKAEFLNGAGNSPKDRVALSMIAEAERRGLLRPGRGDTIYEGTVGSTGISLATLARARGYRAHICMPDDQALEKSDLLHHLGARVERVPVAPITSPRHFVNLARARAAEHERRADDGSRGFFANQFESEANWHAHFATTGPEIWAQTDGGRLDAFVAGAGTGGTISGVARYLKLEAKLDALRVVLADPQGSGLYNKITHGVMYSSTEREGTRRRQQVDSIVEGIGINRVTENLEAGRDLIDDAVKVSDEQACRMARWLVENDGIFVGSSSSVNCVAAVQAAMALPEGSRVVTILCDSGTRHLSKFWKRIKEMGLEEEEAIDLFQELGITRPPSP